A single window of Nyctibius grandis isolate bNycGra1 chromosome Z, bNycGra1.pri, whole genome shotgun sequence DNA harbors:
- the LOC137675962 gene encoding betaine--homocysteine S-methyltransferase 1, with translation MLPIGKTTKQGKRGILERLDAGEIVIGDGGFVFALEKRGYVKAGPWTPEATVEHPEAVRELHREFLRAGSSVLQTFTFYASEDKLENRGNYVAEKISCQKVNEAACDIAIEVANEGDALVAGGVSQTPSYLSCKDKAMVKAAFRKQLDVFMKKNVDFLIAEYFEHVEEAVWAVEVLKESGKPVAATMCIGPEGDMHGVPPGQCAVQLVKAGASIVGVNCHFDPDTALETVKLMKEGLQAANLKAHLMSQPLAFHTPDCGKQGFIDLPEFPFGLEPRIVTRWDVQKYARKAYDLGIRYIGGCCGFEPYHIRAIAEELAPERGFLPEASEKHGSWGSSLSMHTKPWVRARARKEYWENLKPASGRPYCPSMSKPDGWGVTKGARELMQQKEATSEQQLKELFQKQKF, from the exons GGTATTCTAGAGCGCTTAGACGCTGGAGAAATTGTGATTGGAGACGGAGGATTTGTCTTTGCTCTTGAAAAGAGGGGATACGTCAAAGCTGGGCCTTGGACTCCTGAAGCAACGGTAGAACACCCAGAAGCAG TTCGTGAGCTTCACCGGGAATTCCTCAGAGCTGGATCCAGTGTTCTGCAGACATTCACCTTTTATGCCAGTGAAGACAAACTAGAGAACAGGGGCAATTATGTAGCTGAGAAAATAAGT TGCCAGAAAGTGAATGAAGCTGCTTGTGACATTGCAATAGAAGTGGCTAATGAAGGCGATGCTTTAGTGGCTGGAGGAGTCAGTCAAACACCATCATACTTAAGCTGCAAGGATAAAGCAATGGTTAAAGCAGCCTTTCGAAAGCAACTAGATGTCTTTATGAAGAAGAATGTGGACTTCCTAATTGCCGAg tattttgaaCATGTTGAAGAGGCTGTCTGGGCAGTTGAAGTTCTAAAAGAATCTGGAAAGCCAGTTGCAGCTACGATGTGCATTGGTCCAGAAGGAGATATGCATGGTGTGCCCCCTGGACAATGTGCTGTCCAACTGGTAAAGGCTG GTGCTTCTATTGTTGGAGTCAACTGCCATTTTGATCCAGATACTGCCCTGGAAACCGTGAAACTGATGAAAGAGGGCTTGCAGGCTGCTAACCTGAAAGCCCACCTGATGTCCCAACCACTTGCTTTCCATACACCTGATTGTGGAAAGCAGGGTTTTATTGATCTTCCAGAATTTCCCTTTG GTCTGGAGCCAAGAATTGTAACCAGATGGGATGTtcaaaaatatgcaagaaaGGCCTATGACTTAGGAATTCGTTACATTGGAGGTTGCTGTGGTTTTGAGCCATATCACATCCGAGCAATAGCTGAGGAGCTGGCTCCTGAAAGAGGATTTTTGCCAGAAGCTTCTGAGAAACATGGTAGCTGGGGCAGTAGCCTGAGCATGCATACCAAACCCTGGGTCAGAGCAAG agcAAGAAAAGAATACTGGGAGAATCTGAAGCCTGCTTCAGGCAGGCCATACTGTCCTTCAATGTCTAAGCCAGATGGCTGGGGAGTGACCAAAGGAGCCAGGGAGCTGATGCAACAGAAAGAAGCAACAAGTGAACAACAGCTGAAGGAGCTCTTCCAGAAACAGAAGTTCTAA